Proteins from one Pseudarthrobacter sp. BIM B-2242 genomic window:
- the zwf gene encoding glucose-6-phosphate dehydrogenase yields MSLTYVDPSVRPVQKSGRNPLRDPRDRRLNRIAGPSSLVLFGVTGDLARKKLMPAVYDLANRGLLPPSFALVGFGRREWSDEDFAAEVKAAVLASARTPFDEAVWNQLAEGIRFVRGAFDDDDAFERLGEVIDELDEVRGTRGNHAFYLSIPPKAFEQVCRQLSKHGLAQGDGEKWRRVVIEKPFGHDLDSARALNDIVESVFPADAVFRIDHYLGKETVQNILALRFANQLFEPLWNANYVDHVQITMAEDIGTGGRAGYYDGVGAARDVIQNHLLQLLALTAMEEPISFNADDLRAEKEKVLAAVKLPEDLSTHSARGQFAGGWQGGEQVQGYLEEEGIPADSKTETFAAIRVDIHTRRWAGVPFYLRAGKRLGRRVTEIAVVFKRAPNLLFRDHGEDDFGQNAVVIRVQPDEGATIRFGSKVPGTQMEVRDVTMDFGYGHSFTESSPEAYERLILDVLLGEPPLFPRHEEVELSWKILDPFEDYWASLAEQPEPYAPGSWGPASADELLARDGRTWRRP; encoded by the coding sequence ATGTCACTTACCTACGTTGATCCAAGTGTGAGGCCCGTGCAGAAGTCCGGGCGTAATCCGTTGCGGGATCCGCGGGATCGCCGTCTCAACCGGATTGCGGGTCCGTCCTCGTTGGTGCTTTTTGGGGTGACGGGGGATTTGGCGCGTAAGAAGCTGATGCCGGCTGTGTATGACCTGGCGAACCGGGGGTTGTTGCCGCCGAGTTTCGCGTTGGTGGGGTTTGGCCGGCGTGAGTGGTCGGATGAGGATTTTGCGGCGGAGGTGAAGGCTGCGGTGCTGGCGTCTGCGCGGACCCCGTTTGATGAGGCGGTGTGGAACCAGCTCGCGGAGGGGATCCGTTTTGTTCGGGGCGCGTTTGATGATGATGACGCGTTTGAGCGGCTTGGTGAGGTCATTGATGAGCTCGATGAGGTCCGCGGGACGCGGGGGAACCACGCGTTTTATCTCTCGATTCCGCCGAAGGCGTTTGAGCAGGTCTGCCGGCAGCTGTCCAAGCACGGCCTCGCGCAGGGTGATGGGGAGAAGTGGCGGCGGGTGGTGATCGAGAAGCCGTTCGGTCATGACCTGGACTCGGCCCGGGCATTGAATGACATTGTGGAGTCGGTGTTCCCGGCTGATGCGGTGTTCCGGATTGATCATTATCTGGGGAAGGAGACGGTGCAGAACATTCTGGCGTTGCGGTTCGCGAACCAGTTGTTCGAGCCGTTGTGGAACGCGAATTACGTGGACCATGTCCAGATCACGATGGCCGAGGATATTGGCACCGGCGGCCGGGCGGGGTATTACGACGGTGTGGGCGCGGCGCGGGATGTGATCCAGAACCACCTGCTGCAGTTGCTCGCGTTGACGGCGATGGAGGAACCGATCTCCTTTAACGCCGATGATTTGCGGGCGGAGAAGGAAAAGGTCCTCGCCGCGGTGAAGCTCCCGGAGGATTTGTCCACGCATTCGGCGCGGGGTCAGTTCGCCGGCGGCTGGCAGGGCGGGGAACAGGTCCAGGGCTACCTGGAGGAAGAGGGGATCCCCGCGGATTCGAAGACCGAAACGTTCGCGGCGATCCGGGTCGATATCCACACGAGGCGCTGGGCCGGGGTCCCGTTTTATTTGCGGGCCGGGAAGCGGCTGGGGCGGCGGGTGACCGAGATCGCGGTGGTGTTCAAACGCGCCCCGAACCTGCTCTTCCGTGACCACGGGGAGGATGATTTCGGGCAGAACGCGGTGGTCATCCGGGTCCAGCCCGATGAGGGCGCGACGATCCGGTTCGGGTCCAAGGTCCCGGGCACGCAGATGGAAGTCCGGGACGTGACGATGGACTTCGGCTACGGGCATTCGTTTACCGAGTCCTCCCCGGAGGCGTATGAGCGGCTGATCCTGGACGTGCTCCTGGGCGAGCCGCCGTTGTTCCCGCGGCATGAGGAAGTGGAACTGTCCTGGAAGATCCTGGACCCGTTCGAGGACTACTGGGCCTCCCTGGCGGAGCAGCCCGAACCCTACGCCCCCGGGTCCTGGGGCCCCGCCAGCGCCGATGAGCTGCTGGCCCGTGACGGACGAACCTGGAGAAGGCCATGA